In the genome of Daucus carota subsp. sativus chromosome 9, DH1 v3.0, whole genome shotgun sequence, the window AAATCTGAGAATGATGAGATTCATCCAAGTAATTAACTTGTAAGACGACGTGAGGGTCTGGGTATGCCTAGAGGCTCAAGTAACTAGAAAGGGCACAGTTTAGAAGGTTTAGTGAGAACTTTGAGAATGGATGTAATCATATTTAAATAGTTATTTTGATCTGTAATAGCTTTGGATTTGTAGATTGTATTGTTCATACTCATGCCTGTGACGATCCCAGTGTATGCGTATTGTTGACTTATATTAACAGtatgatattatattgtttcattatatatttatattatcatattgTTATATAGGAAGTCGGTTCTGTTGCaccaataattataattttgtgttgATTTAGTTTCTTAAATAAGTGATGTGTCAAATTGAATTAGTGTTGATTTTATGGACAAGGAACCAACGACAAAGAATGTACAATATTGATTGAACTTGAGATAAATGATTTTTTGAGACACTAGCCTGACTTGACTAAATtgtaacattttcttttatGCATAGCATGTTACTCATTGAATGCGAATCTAAAACTAGCTtggtaatataattattttggcaCTATGATTATGAATGAAAATTTGTATTGTAATGTTAAAGAAATTGCAAATGTTGTGActagaaattttttttattagttgaCTTGTAAGTATATATAGTCTAAACTTAAATGCTTAATATTTCACAAATATATAGAATTGAATTTTACCGATTTATATCTCGTCAACTCTCACAAGACAAGTCAATATGGTACTTACTAGATTGTAGCATCAAAATCGTCAAATAATCACTTAATAGTATGCCGGAACAAGACACGAGTGGTAGATGCCAACGACATAAAAGATGGTTGCATTGTATCTTGTCCTTTAGTTCGGATATGATTTATTTTcctatttttcaaatttgaggATATTAATGCTTAATATAGGGTGATAGCAAGAGTAAAATGAATAAAGAAATTTTTCCTCTTTTAAATACGATGATTTTATTAATcagtaaaatatgaaatttatcaaccaaaatatatgaataacataaatttaaaataatttataaaaattaatgcaGTTCAACTACTAGCAAAAAACCCTAAATAATCACATTTCACTACCCATATTCGCttaattatcttatatataatttttagtaattATTCTTGTAACCAACCAAGTGAGtatatattattctattgaGATAAATTTTGACAATCATTATTTAGCTGTTATCAATCCTATGAGTATATATTATTccattgaaataaattttgacAATCATTATTCAACTATTATCATTCTATTGAGATAAACTTGGACAATCATTGTTTAGCTGTTACCAATTCTATGAACATATATTATTCCTTTGAAATAAATTATCACaatcattatttaattttaagcaactcgtatgaaattcaataaatcatacTTCAATTATTTTGTCTTCAACTATCATTTTGCATATTTCATTAAATGCTATTTCAAGAAAAGTAGTGCCgcttgaatataaatttttgtttcatttcCAAGATATAATTAATGTTACAATTcaaattacatatttatttaattgaaattatttGACATGTCATGGAAGTATTCTTgtgaaatactccctctgttccacAATACAagtcttttttgaaaaaaattacgcatattaaggaaatattaattagataatataatGGGACGGGAGGGAGTAACAAATACTCTCTTCATTTCAAAATGATCGTGACTTTGATTTTTTGCACTTACTTTGAGGTCTAAAAAAACACTTTTATACAtcactttttaaattttctttttctaataaaagttcaacatttatatttttatttaaaaaaatttagaaaaaattcttaaaaatacgttttctttacatttcaaattacatgtaaaaCATCAAAACGGCTACTTTTTTGTCATGAAGTGAGTAAATGAGAACCGAAAGAGTATTGTCTTACAGCTGTAATACACCCTTGTATTTTCAGCTCGGAGCCGGTGTTATTAGAGGACTTCCTCCGAACATATCATTCACGCCTCAGCTCTCAATGTTTTCCTCATCAGACCTTACTTCCGGTATGAATTACTTCGATAATTCTTTTGATGTCTCAACTCCAAACACAATGCCTCATGTTAATTCTGGGCAAAATGATCTAATCAACGGGGCAAGCCCAATTTTTAATAATGCAGGGGGTGTTGCTGTCAGTAACACGAGTGCAAGTCGTCCTGGACGCCCTCGTGGATCCCGGAATAAACCGAGAGGAGAGGATTCTGCACCTGTTAGGGTCATTTTGAAGGCGCCACGTGGCGTTGATTTGGTTGATTGGGTGGTCAATTATGCCAGCTCAAAGAAGGCTCATCTCACTATTCTCTGTGGGAGTGGAAATGTGTCTCGGGCTGATCTGAGTCACATGGGGTCCCAAGCTCCTCCAACAACATTTACCGGACCACTTAGCCTGATCACTATGTCAGGGATGTTTTTGTTCTCTGGTTCGAGAGACGGTCCTCGTGCCTTTTTCAATGTCACATTGGGCAGACTCAGCGGGGGCATCGTCTCTGGTACTGCAGTGAGTATGATAACCATGGATGAGGTCGCGTTGACTGCAAATGTTTTCTACAATCCGGAAATGTTGGCTGTTAGGGCTACTGAGGAAATGGCTATGGAGTCCAATTACAATCTGTTGAGGGGAAGAAACTTGAAATGGTCTGTGGTCCTGAGTTTCGAACCAGGGACTGATGTTATCAATGCCTTGGTACAATTTGCGAGGTACTATTCTCTGAATTTGTCAGTTGTTTGTTGTAGTGGACTTGTATCAGAAGCTGACATTGGTTATTCGAGGTCTCATCCCCTGTCTGTAGATGCTTTGGGAAATTTTCAGATAATTTCGTTTTCAGGGAACTGTGATGGTCGCGTTGCTAATTCTTTGGGTGACATTCAGAAGTCTTTTGTTGTTTCGATGGTGAGTGAGAATAATGTTCTTACAAATGGAACAGTGGTTAAGAGCATGAAAGCGGCTAGTTATGTTACTGTAGTCGCGTTAGCAAAGGATGCTTAATTTTATATGTCCTAGGTCCATCATCATTGCTCTGCAGTATGAACTAAGTTGAACTTTTTTGCTTCTGATATATCATAATATTGAATTGTTTTGAAGTTATGCGTGCttgaaatatatgaatattgtgAAATAGTTTATTCATGTTCTTTTATGTATAGCATGCTACTCATTGAATGCGAATCTTGCGCTAGCTTGATAATATATTTTGGCACTATGACTATGTATGGAAACTTGGATTATAATGTTAAAGAAATGTTTAAACGCTAGCTTGATAATATATTTTGGCACTATGATTATgtataaaaactttttttttgacagtAAATGCTTGATACTtcaataatatatgaaattgaaTTTTGCGGGTATATATCCTGTCAACTGATCTCACATAACAAGTCAATGTGGTACTTAACAGATTGTTACATCACATTTGCCAAATAATCAATTAGTAGTATGCCGGAACAAGACACGAGTCAATATAATAGAGTGCCAAGGCTTTACAGATTGTTGCGTCGCATCTTTGAAATTGGTGTTTTAGTTTGgatatgattaatttttttattttctaaatgtGAATATTAGCGCTTAATGCTTAGAGAGTGAGAGTAAGAGCAAAATGAATAAAGACATACTTCCTCTTTTAAGTATGATCCCTTTATTCACCagtaaaatataacataatttaactaacctatatatatatatatatatataaataacataaatttaaaataatctatAAAAATAAATGCAGTTCGACTACTAGCAAAAATACCTAAATAATCACATTTCAGGGAACTGTGATGGTTGCATTGCTAATTCTTTGGATAATATTCAGAAGTCTTTTGTTGTTTCAATGGGGAGTCAGAATAATAACCTTAAAAATGGAGCACTGGTTAACAGCATGAAAGCGGCTAGTTATGTTACTGTAAGCAAAGGatgttttagttatatatgttTGAATTGGGTAGCGTTCTAGCTAGGTCCATCATGATTGCTCTGCAGTATGAATTAAGCTgaatttttattgttttgttttgaaGTTATGTGTGCTTGAAAGAAATGAATATTGTGAAATAATTTTATCATTCAAGGAAGATACTGTAACAAAATATTGAACATTTGATCAACACTAATTTTAGGACTCTATGAACACAGACATTGGCAGTCGAATGATTACCATATGTATGTTATATATCCCTATCAGCAGTTTTCATAATATGTTCCCTTGTTTCTTGCAGATCTATGAACAAATGCCAGTTTTTATAAATTagtagttaattaattaaatatcagGATACCTTTTCCAATATGTTTAATAGGGCCAATTGTATTGGTGCAAGGGCAAAGGAATTTGCAGATATGTGCAAGTTTACCTTCGGCTAATTGTCATTTATTAATAGATTCATGTATCATAACCCTCCTAATCTATATCACTCACATGGAACTGAGATACTTACCCAGAGGCGGATACACGTTAGGCTCCATGGGGTCACGTGCCCCctctataaaaatatttataagtatattttgtatattttttattttcaattagtTGCATATTACATGATATATGTCCCTATATAATATTGAGTACTCCATAAATATagatatttgaataattaaggATCATTTAATTCATCCaataaatcatttataagtaaGAAATATctcattaaaataaataaaaggaaGGTTTAAACAAATAATTTGCAATCAAGATAATTTTTTGCttccataaaaaatttaatttttttttttgtaatatcgTTATATACATGGTGCCCCTTCTCTATAATTGTTCTAGATCTGCCACTGTACTTAACTCCTCAGGATACTAGAGTAAAGAAGAAATCATAGTAATTGTGATTTGCCTGGGATGAGCGATGAAtggaatcaaatataattatatatattatgaacacGGATCTGGATCGGTGCAAATGTTTGCTACATAAGCATTACCCAACAAATGGCTTCAGATTGCATCAGAAAATAAACCGTCTTGATTTTATAGGAGCCGCATTGAAAAAGCGCAGCCCCCGTCATACTTGGGCCAGCACTTTTTTCCGAGGCAGCTCTCGGTTACAAGCAACATGACTGAGGTCTCCTCTGCACTGAAACAGACAAGAAATGGCTGATTGGCCTTGCCCGGAAGCGGTCTTGTAGAATTTATCCGTAGTTGACTGTGAAATCAAAGTTGTAGATAGGGTTTTGAGATGTTGTGAATAAACCCCAGTTGGCTCTCCTTTGTAAATGAAATTTGTGACGTCTTCTGACCAAGAAAACTTAAGAAGTATGAAGAagacaagaaaaaaaaattgaattttgagACTCTGCGAAGTCCATTTGATAAAAAAGATTATGGTGGGTGTTAGTTGTTTTTCTCAAATATATGACCGGTTTTCAAGAAAATGTTAGAGAATGTTGTTTGCATGTACACCGCACAAGCTGCGGAGAAAGGCCGcacttttttttgttgttgtgcgTCTCTTTTAAAATCTTAGGTCACACTTTTTTTTGTTGTGCGGCTCTTTTAAAATCAGGGCATTTATTCTCTCTAATCGAACGGTTATGAAGCCATTTTTGTTGGATACCGCTTAAGTAGCAAACTTTGGCACCATATCCAGACCCTATAAACATATATCAAAATGTTCCCTCATTGCTCTCTTCCATTCTTATAATCCATTTAAATTCCCCCTTCTCAACccttctcattttctttttgaatcTTAACACAAAAATCTGAAATCACTCATTTTTTCTGTAAGAACTTTTCTCCTGCCTCCATAATTTCCTCTTAAATTTGTTCAATGCAGTCCACTCCTCTAcaaccaaacacaatataaGGTTCCTACAAAATAACAGCATAAAATTGGCAAAATGTTTTCTTTCTGCATACCAGTGGTTGCACATAAGAGCTTTTCTTCTCTCAAGGAAAAATCTAGAAAACGGCTGCAAGAAATTAGTAGTCATTGGATTGGTATCTATGGCCATGGAACCTGAAACTCAGCCATCGTCTGTATACGAGCTCAATGTTAGAGAATTTGAATATCATTAGGAAAAAACTCATCACAGCACTATTTGTCAATGCAGAGATGTAACGTGCTTATATATCTTAATTGTCAAATGTGTACGCATTACTCAAGGTCAAAAATGTATTTGTAGCACTTGTAAAGCACCACTATTGTTTCTAGCCACACCAGTTGATGAATGAATTTCTATTATCATTGCCCTTggaaagtaaattttgagaatttTGTTTGGTTGGACCTTTATGATCCATTCATCAGAATGTAACTTGTCATGTACGTGTCTAAACAAATTCCGCTATGGATTAAATGCTCTCGAGATTCTGCTGTTTCATTGtcaaaatatcatattattttattttcctcTTCTTAATAGTAAACCAATCACAATGTAAGTTTATCCCTATGCTCGTGAGAGAGCTAGCCATATATGTCAAAATGAATAATGAACAAACAAGTTTTGTTGTTAAGAACATGATACCTCTTTATGTTATactatgaaaatatttttaatttttttattataaattgtgTAGTGTCTTATGTAAATCATGAGAGCTCTTTCATATAATTACAGGTAAATATTTTCATGACAAAGCAAATATTTGGGTTGATTTCAAGTGATTCTTATGCTTGAAtgacatgaatattattttttcaaaaatttaattttaagattgaAGTAAAATATAGTAACAACATCCTGAAACACTCAAATTAACACTTTATGCATGATGGTCGAAATGATTACTACATTTTAAATATCCTAATAAAAAATctccattattttattttagatatacAAGAAAATCCCACTTTTTAATTACATTTAATTCAATATCGAAAGACCTTTTACGATATGTATGTTTAATCTTCAGGTCTTTTGGACTTTAAAAgtatttaaattaacaaaattgcGAGAATacaattttttcataatttgtaGCATAAAATATCACTCCAACAACTATACTAGTAAATATTTGACTTTCGTTATGGATCAAAGAAGCATTTGACATTGGTTTttgatacaatatatatatatatatatatatatatatatatatatatatatatatatatatatagggttttactccagtacaaactccttattgtacaaacgtacaaaccagtgattatgacaataatatttagtgattagcatactttaatttaacaaatacatccatcaccaccgccaccacaatcacctccaatcaccaccaccacgcACGGCCACCCCACCCACCACAACCACCATCCACCACTGCCCAAcaccactctctctctcttacccaccaccaaccaccaccaccgTCAGCGGCTCTCTCTCTGGTTGTTCGCTCACCGATTAgtgctatacacacacaaacacacacattcaccactgcttttctcatctccctcaatcgtgtctctctccctcaatcgtgtttctagcactgccCTCGCACCGCCGGCCGCGCTGCACCACCACTCGGCTATGCCGCCCCGTAAATgctcccctccccttatctctccatcagacccccgggtagatttagtgattctgttcaatcatttagtgattctgttcaagtcatctagtgattgtttgtacgtttgtacactaaggagtttgtatttgagcacttgcctatatatatatatatatatatatatgttatagccaaatttggctaggtccttgTTAGGCCGagtatgtacttagtttaactaagtTAGACATGAATCGGGCTAAAAGTCCTATATGAGGTATCGGGACGCGCCCTCCTACTTACAAAGgaaggacgcgaccgacccttgaagaGACTAGTCTGAACGGAATGGGCGCAGCCCTCCGTGGCGTGACTAATCCGCCGATGTTGCGTGAAGAAgacgcgtcctccgagtcacGAGGAGGGACGCGACTCTTGAGGATGTTGATGGGGAGACGCGACCGACCTCCGTCCACCCATGTCGTGTAATCTGTGGAGGAGGGTgcgccctcttcggaggtgaccaAGGGCGCGCCTTTAACGGGGTGTCCCCGCCTCCCCGGGGACGCAacctcatgttaaagaaggacctGTCTGATGTGTTGTTTAGACAACTAATGGGACAAGACAGCGAAGacgaagggcgcgccctcaggggtcgcgCCCACATGTGGACGCATTGTGTGAGAGGATGAGTGTACAGTCGctgagacaacccttccgagggagacgaagaccgtccctccggggataggaagacctacccctccgggggatacgacgacccttccgagggatatgatgactagttaccaagctcatttggtagttatcaggctcatctggtagttcccgggttatgtccgggcgtgatctataatcctcaatcctgctatctgccgggttgtcctcgtgcgggggcttgaggtgatcatgattgttgaaggccctcaggggtgacatgaaggccgatcatatgtctgggtcctgtattctattgagttagccctcattgggggactgagacgatcgtgtaacttggctccttacttgtctgacctcttagtgagaaccttcactaagGGGGAAGGGcgcgtccctacacctcaaggaattggtcacggctctactagacgtctcctccatgctacgaaaagtagcggttagtgtcatctctcgtagtggagatgatgccgtatccgtgatgtacttggactaggagtctgaggtagttgcctcaaggcttaattctaactggagtaggactctgAAGGCGTTGGACGTCTAAGAGATAAGGCACCACCTcagggttggtcttatccccaagagttCTAGtcttgatcaaactaggagtcttggttcaatagaactacgtatggcttgatcccctataaatataggggtacgtaggcacattaggggatcatgagttgagagcacgtgagaccaactcaaaaccctaatctcagccaccccctaaaacgCACAACCACCGCACTCCGGCGACCAAAATCACCGTcccagatcttgattccggccatgaacctcatctttgttgattaccaaattcctccatcaacaatacacacacacacacacacacacacacacacgaaggCGAAGCTATAGGTATGTGTCTTTTGTAGTGTGTCACTTTTATACTTTCTTCtgtttaaaaa includes:
- the LOC108192665 gene encoding uncharacterized protein LOC108192665 isoform X1 codes for the protein MTISQLGAGVIRGLPPNISFTPQLSMFSSSDLTSGMNYFDNSFDVSTPNTMPHVNSGQNDLINGASPIFNNAGGVAVSNTSASRPGRPRGSRNKPRGEDSAPVRVILKAPRGVDLVDWVVNYASSKKAHLTILCGSGNVSRADLSHMGSQAPPTTFTGPLSLITMSGMFLFSGSRDGPRAFFNVTLGRLSGGIVSGTAVSMITMDEVALTANVFYNPEMLAVRATEEMAMESNYNLLRGRNLKWSVVLSFEPGTDVINALVQFARYYSLNLSVVCCSGLVSEADIGYSRSHPLSVDALGNFQIISFSGNCDGRVANSLGDIQKSFVVSMVSENNVLTNGTVVKSMKAASYVTVVALAKDA
- the LOC108192665 gene encoding uncharacterized protein LOC108192665 isoform X2, producing the protein MTISQLGAGVIRGLPPNISFTPQLSMFSSSDLTSGGVAVSNTSASRPGRPRGSRNKPRGEDSAPVRVILKAPRGVDLVDWVVNYASSKKAHLTILCGSGNVSRADLSHMGSQAPPTTFTGPLSLITMSGMFLFSGSRDGPRAFFNVTLGRLSGGIVSGTAVSMITMDEVALTANVFYNPEMLAVRATEEMAMESNYNLLRGRNLKWSVVLSFEPGTDVINALVQFARYYSLNLSVVCCSGLVSEADIGYSRSHPLSVDALGNFQIISFSGNCDGRVANSLGDIQKSFVVSMVSENNVLTNGTVVKSMKAASYVTVVALAKDA